One window of Psychrobacillus sp. FSL H8-0483 genomic DNA carries:
- the mutT gene encoding 8-oxo-dGTP diphosphatase MutT, which translates to MKKSVHVVGAIIENENKEIFCALRGPEMSLANYWEFPGGKIEVGETPEEALQREINEEFNCSITVGEKVEDTTYEYEKVIVRLETYMATLLKGKPIALEHSDTKWVTRDNLHKLNFAPADIPAVEKIVKEEY; encoded by the coding sequence ATGAAAAAATCAGTCCACGTAGTTGGAGCAATAATTGAAAATGAAAACAAAGAAATTTTCTGTGCACTAAGAGGTCCTGAAATGTCTTTGGCAAACTATTGGGAGTTTCCTGGTGGAAAAATTGAAGTTGGCGAAACACCAGAGGAAGCATTGCAACGTGAAATAAATGAGGAATTTAATTGCTCGATTACAGTTGGTGAAAAAGTGGAAGATACAACTTATGAATATGAGAAAGTCATCGTTAGATTAGAAACTTATATGGCAACATTATTAAAAGGCAAGCCCATTGCACTTGAGCATTCAGATACGAAGTGGGTAACTCGTGATAATTTACATAAACTTAATTTCGCACCAGCAGATATTCCAGCAGTTGAAAAAATCGTCAAAGAAGAATATTAG